In a single window of the Cuculus canorus isolate bCucCan1 chromosome 25, bCucCan1.pri, whole genome shotgun sequence genome:
- the EFTUD2 gene encoding 116 kDa U5 small nuclear ribonucleoprotein component has product MDTDLYDEFGNYIGPELDSDDDEDELGRESKDLDELEDDDDDDDMGDHDEDHPGMEVVLHEDKKYYPTAEEVYGPEVETIVQEEDTQPLTEPIIKPVKTKKFSLMEQTLPVTVYEMDFLADLMDNSELIRNVTLCGHLHHGKTCFVDCLIEQTHPEIRKRYDQDLCYTDILFTEQERGVGIKSTPVTIVLPDTKGKSFLFNIIDTPGHVNFSDEVTAGLRISDGVVLFIDAAEGVMLNTERLIKHAVQERLAVTVCINKIDRLILELKLPPTDAYYKLRHIVDEVNGLISMYSTDENLVLSPLLGNVCFASSQYSICFTLGSFAKIYADTYGDINYQEFAKRLWGDIYFNPKTRKFTKKAPTSSSQRSFVEFILEPLYKILAQVVGDVDTTLPRTLDELGIHLTKEELKLNIRPLLRLVCKKFFGEFTGFVDMCVQHIPSPKVGAKTKIEHTYTGGVDSDLGEAMSECDPDGPLMCHTTKMYSTDDGVQFHAFGRVLSGTIHAGQPVKVLGENYTLEDEEDSQICTVGRLWISVARYHIEVNRVPAGNWVLIEGVDQPIVKTATVTEPRGNEEAQIFRPLKFNTTSVIKIAVEPVNPSELPKMLDGLRKVNKSYPSLTTKVEESGEHVILGTGELYLDCVMHDLRKMYSEIDIKVADPVVTFCETVVETSSLKCFAETPNKKNKITMIAEPLEKGLAEDIENEVVQITWNRKKLGEFFQTKYDWDLLAARSIWAFGPDATGPNILVDDTLPSEVDKSLLGSVKDSIVQGFQWGTREGPLCDELIRNVKFKILDAVIAQEPLHRGGGQIIPTARRVVYSAFLMATPRLMEPYYFVEVQAPADCVSAVYTVLARRRGHVTQDAPIPGSPLYTIKAFIPAIDSFGFETDLRTHTQGQAFSLSVFHHWQIVPGDPLDKSIVIRPLEPQPAPHLAREFMIKTRRRKGLSEDVSISKFFDDPMLLELAKQDVVLNYPM; this is encoded by the exons CTCGAGGATGACGACGATGATGACGACATGGGGGACCACGATGAGGACCACCCGGGGATGGAGGTGGTGCTGCATGAGGATAAGAAATACTACCCTACCGCCGAGGAGGTGTACGGGCCCGAGGTGGAGACGATCGTGCAGGAGGAGGACACGCAGCCCCTCACCG agCCTATTATTAAACCTGTGAAAACCAAAAAGTTCTCCCTGATGGAGCAGACGTTACCGGTCACCGTTTATGAGATGGA TTTCCTGGCAGATCTGATGGACAACTCGGAGCTCATTCGCAATGTGACTCTGTGTGGGCATCTTCACCACGGCAAG ACGTGCTTTGTTGACTGCCTGATAGAACAGACACACCCTGAAATCCGGAAGCGCTATGACCAGGAC CTTTGCTACACCGACATATTGTTCACGGAGCAAGAG agaGGAGTGGGGATCAAGAGCACTCCAGTGACGATTGTTTTGCCGGACACCAAAGGGAAGTCTTTTCTCTTCAACATCATCGACACTCCAG gtCACGTCAACTTTTCCGACGAGGTGACAGCCGGCCTTCGCATTTCGGACGGCGTTGTGCTTTTCATCGATGCAGCTGAGGGG GTGATGCTGAACACAGAGAGACTGATCAAGCACGCGGTGCAGGAAAGGCTAGCGGTTACCGTGTGCATCAACAAGATAGACCGGCTGATCCTGGAGCTGAAGTTGCCCCCTACGGATGCTTATTACAAACTCCGACACATCGTAGACGAAGTTAATGGTCTCATCAG CATGTATTCCACGGACGAGAACCTTGTTCTGTCGCCCCTTCTGGGGAACGTGTGTTTCGCCAGTTCACAGTACAGCATCTGCTTCACGCTGGGATCTTTTGCAAAGATTTATGCAGACACATATG GAGACATCAATTATCAGGAGTTTGCAAAGCGGCTTTGGGGCGACATCTACTTCAACCCAAAGAC CCGCAAGTTCACTAAGAAGGCTCCAACAAGCAGTTCCCAACGCAGCTTTGTGGAGTTCATTCTGGAGCCCCTGTACAAGATCTTGGCTCAG GTGGTGGGGGATGTGGACACAACCCTGCCCAGGACTCTGGATGAACTTGGCATCCACCTGACCAAAGAGGAATTGAAACTTAACATTCGGCCCCTCCTACGGCTCGTCTGCAAGAAGTTCTTTGGGGAGTTCACAG GCTTTGTGGACATGTGTGTGCAGCACATCCCATCCCCAAAAGTGGGAGCTAAGACGAAAATCGAGCACACCTACACCGGTGGCGTTGACTCCGATCTAGGGGAGGCCATGAGTGAATGCGACCCTGAT GGTCCGCTGATGTGTCACACAACCAAAATGTACAGCACCGATGACGGTGTTCAGTTCCACGCCTTTGGCAGAGTGCTCAGTGGGACCATCCatgctgggcagcctgtgaaGGTCCTCGGGGAAAACTACACCCTGGAAGATGAGGAAGATTCCCAGATCTGCACCGTCGGACGTCTCTGGATCTCAGTTGCGAG GTACCACATCGAGGTGAACCGGGTTCCTGCTGGCAACTGGGTGCTGATTGAAGGAGTGGACCAGCCCATAGTGAAGACAGCAACCGTCACAGAACCTCGGGGCAACGAGGAG GCTCAGATCTTCCGCCCTTTGAAGTTCAACACCACATCTGTCATCAAAATAGCTGTAGAGCCCGTTAACCCCTCGGAGCTCCCCAAAATGTTAGACGGTCTCCGCAAAGTCAACAAGAGTTACCCCTCACTCACTACCAAG GTGGAAGAGTCTGGGGAGCACGTGATCCTGGGGACAGGGGAGCTCTACCTGGACTGTGTGATGCACGACCTACGGAAGATGTATTCAGAGATTGATATCAAG GTCGCCGACCCAGTGGTGACATTCTGTGAGACAGTGGTGGAAACGTCCTCCCTGAAGTGCTTTGCGGAGACTCCCAACAAGAA GAACAAGATCACAATGATTGCTGAGCCTCTGGAGAAGGGACTCGCAGAGGACATTGAAAATGAAGTGGTCCAAATCACGTGGAACAG AAAGAAGCTGGGTGAGTTCTTCCAGACCAAATACGACTGGGATTTGCTGGCTGCCCGTTCCATCTGGGCCTTCGGGCCAGACGCTACTGGCCCAAACATCCTAGTAGACGACACGCTGCCCTCGGAG GTGGACAAATCGCTGCTGGGCTCTGTGAAGGACAGCATTGTGCAAGGATTCCAGTGGGGGACCAGGGAAGGGCCTCTCTGTGATGAGT TGATCCGCAATGTGAAGTTTAAGATCCTGGATGCAGTGATTGCTCAGGAGCCCTTGCACCGGGGTGGAGGACAGATCATCCCGACGGCCCGGAGAGTGGTCtattctgctttcctgatg GCCACCCCTCGCTTGATGGAGCCCTACTACTTCGTGGAGGTGCAGGCTCCTGCCGATTGCGTGTCTGCGGTGTACACGGTCCTGGCCAGGCGGAG AGGCCACGTGACACAAGATGCTCCGATCCCGGGCTCCCCTCTCTACACCATCAAAGCCTTCATCCCAGCCATTGATTCGTTTGGGTTTGAGACAGACTTGAGGACCCACACACAGGGACAAGCCTTCTCGCTCTCCGTCTTCCACCACTGGCAG ATTGTGCCTGGTGACCCCTTGGACAAAAGCATCGTTATCCGACCCCTGGAGCCCCAGCCAGCCCCACATCTGGCCAGGGAGTTCATGATCAAGACCCGGCGCAGGAAG GGCTTGAGCGAGGACGTGAGCATCAGCAAGTTCTTCGATGACCCTATGTTACTGGAGTTGGCCAAGCAAGACGTTGTTCTCAACTACCCCATGTGA